A window of Epinephelus fuscoguttatus linkage group LG24, E.fuscoguttatus.final_Chr_v1 contains these coding sequences:
- the LOC125885136 gene encoding growth/differentiation factor 8-like: MLLFLGLSVFFSASLSMEMNQTSKLLAESGEQCSACDFREHSKQMRLHSIKSQILSILRLEQAPNISRDMIRQLLPKAPPLTQLLDQYDPRVEDEDHATTETIITMATKPNAITQDELYSCCVFSLSPKIQPKNILRAQLWVHLRPADMVTTVFLQISRLKLGKEGNSTRVRVRSLKIDTDAGASSWQSIDIKPLLQAWLRQPETNYGIEINAYDSNGEDLAVTSAEPGEEGLQPFIEVKILDSPKRSRRDSGLNCDEESAETRCCRYPLTVDFEEFGWDWIIAPKRYRANYCSGECEFMHLQQYPHAHLVNKANPRGTAGPCCTPTKMSPINMLYFNRKEQIIYGKIPSMVVDHCGCS, encoded by the exons ATGCTCCTCTTCCTCGGCCTGTCCGTCTTCTTCTCCGCCAGCCTCTCCATGGAGATGAACCAGACCTCCAAGCTGCTGGCGGAGAGCGGAGAGCAGTGCTCGGCCTGCGACTTCCGGGAGCACAGCAAGCAGATGAGGCTCCACAGCATCAAGTCCCAGATCCTCAGCATCCTGCGGCTCGAGCAGGCTCCCAACATCAGCCGGGACATGATCCGCCAGCTGCTGCCCAAAGCGCCGCCTCTGACGCAGCTTCTGGACCAGTACGACCCGCGGGTGGAGGACGAGGACCACGCCACGACGGAGACCATCATCACCATGGCCACCAAGC CTAACGCGATCACCCAGGACGAGTTGTACTCCTGCTGCGTGTTCAGCCTCAGTCCGAAGATCCAACCCAAAAACATCCTGCGCGCTCAGCTGTGGGTTCACCTGCGGCCGGCCGACATGGTCACCACCGTCTTCCTGCAGATCTCCCGCCTCAAACTTGGCAAGGAGGGAAACAGCACCAGAGTCAGAGTCCGCTCGCTGAAGATCGACACTGACGCCGGTGCCAGTTCCTGGCAGAGCATTGACATCAAGCCTCTGCTGCAGGCTTGGCTGCGCCAACCGGAGACCAACTACGGGATCGAGATCAACGCCTACGACTCCAATGGAGAAGATTTGGCCGTCACGTCAGCAGAGCCTGGAGAGGAAGGACTG CAACCGTTCATCGAAGTGAAGATCCTCGACAGCCCCAAGAGATCCCGCCGCGACTCGGGCCTCAACTGCGACGAGGAGTCTGCGGAGACCCGCTGCTGCCGCTACCCGCTCACCGTCGACTTCGAGGAGTTCGGCTGGGACTGGATCATTGCGCCCAAACGCTACCGGGCCAACTACTGCTCGGGGGAGTGCGAGTTCATGCACCTGCAGCAGTACCCGCACGCACACCTGGTGAACAAGGCCAACCCGCGGGGCACGGCGGGGCCCTGCTGCACGCCCACCAAGATGTCACCCATCAACATGCTCTACTTCAACCGCAAGGAGCAGATTATCTACGGGAAGATCCCGTCCATGGTGGTAGACCACTGCGGCTGCTCCTGA
- the LOC125884876 gene encoding uncharacterized protein LOC125884876, whose translation MLINYSASSVSSQVQSLTEIHLIAVTLKRSSATETNTADTKWPFFKIKGTVNKTHSLASSKAPRQGGRTALGVATGAIGLEAGRIKMITMEETISREEKIAMEVITMTKEKIAMEVITMTTRDDAVLTETIASTGAATALTETRISAGTEAALIAVAVTVTTALIAEEALAVTTALIAEEALAVTTALIVAKAVTVTTALIVGEAAAVTALIVAEAAAVTTVVAAMEAAAVAVAVAAAAMTGTAVVAKKAGANMAMALGVVVDVDEDAAREVNTGCRFTDDHALCETRSAVQP comes from the exons ATGCTCATTAATTACAGTGCATCATCTGTCAGCTCACAAGTTCAGTCGCTGACTGAGATTCATCTCAT TGCTGTGACATTAAAGAGATCATCTGCCACCGAGACGAACACCGCCGACACAAAATGgccttttttcaaaatcaaGGGGACGGTCAAC AAGACCCACTCGCTGGCTTCTTCCAAGGCCCCGCGACAGGGGGGCAGGACTGCTCTGGGGGTGGCGACGGGAGCCATAGGCCTGGAGGCAGGCAGGATAAAGATGATCACCATGGAAGAGACGATTTCCAGAGAAGAGAAGATCGCCATGGAGGTGATCACCATGACCAAAGAGAAGATCGCCATGGAGGTGATCACGATGACCACCAGAGACGATGCAGTCCTGACCGAGACCATCGCCAGCACAGGAGCAGCCACAGCCCTGACCGAGACCAGGATCAGTGCAGGGACAGAGGCAGCCCTGATCGCCGTGGCCGTGACCGTGACCACAGCCCTCATCGCAGAGGAAGCCCTGGCCGTGACCACAGCCCTCATCGCAGAGGAAGCCCTGGCCGTGACCACAGCCCTCATCGTAGCAAAAGCCGTGACCGTGACCACAGCCCTCATCGTAGGGGAAGCCGCGGCCGTGACCGCCCTCATCGTAGCGGAAGCCGCGGCCGTGACCACAGTGGTGGCAGCCATGGAAGCTGCGGCAGTGGCAGTGGCAGTGGCAGCGGCAGCGATGACGGGCACGGCGGTCGTCGCAAAAAAGGCGGGCGCAAACATGGCCATGGCCCTGGGCGTGGTTGTGGACGTGGACGAGGACGCCGCTAGAGAGGTGAATACAG GCTGCAGATTCACTGACGACCACGCCTTGTGTGAAACTCGATCTGCCGTCCAGCCATGA